The Geothermobacter ehrlichii genome has a segment encoding these proteins:
- a CDS encoding TRAP transporter small permease subunit, whose protein sequence is MNFLIRVVRLIDGLNERVGRFVAWLTTFLVLVVCFDVVTRYLLNESMVAVQELEWHVFAVIFLLGAAYTLKEDGHVRVDVFYSHLTPKKKALIDLVGCLIFLIPFAILVVTTSKAFVQMSWAVHEGSPNPGGLPARYLLKAVIPAGFVLVLLQGIALALRSFLTLVGRPVDAEDVAAADAAGKEVDHA, encoded by the coding sequence GTGAATTTTCTCATCCGGGTGGTCCGCCTGATCGACGGGCTGAATGAACGGGTCGGACGCTTTGTCGCCTGGCTGACGACCTTTCTCGTTCTGGTCGTCTGTTTCGACGTCGTCACCCGCTACCTGCTCAACGAGAGCATGGTGGCGGTACAGGAACTCGAATGGCATGTTTTCGCCGTCATCTTTCTGCTTGGCGCCGCCTATACCCTGAAGGAAGACGGGCATGTGCGGGTAGACGTTTTTTACAGCCACTTGACACCAAAGAAGAAGGCGTTGATCGATCTGGTCGGCTGTCTCATCTTTCTCATCCCCTTTGCCATTCTGGTGGTGACGACCAGCAAGGCCTTCGTGCAGATGAGCTGGGCGGTGCATGAGGGCAGCCCCAACCCGGGCGGCCTGCCTGCCCGCTACCTGCTCAAGGCGGTGATTCCCGCTGGTTTCGTGCTGGTGCTGCTGCAGGGGATCGCCTTGGCTTTGCGCAGCTTTTTGACACTGGTCGGGCGGCCTGTCGATGCGGAGGATGTCGCTGCCGCCGATGCGGCCGGAAAGGAGGTGGACCATGCCTGA
- the mnmH gene encoding tRNA 2-selenouridine(34) synthase MnmH: protein MSVPETIISLDKALELREQGCLLVDARSPSEYAEATIPGAVSVPLFDDEERHRVGLCYKQQGRRQARRLGVELVSPKIPAMIAAVEAALRDARPPVVVFCWRGGMRSQALTTFLNLAGIPARQLAGGHKAFRKHVCRFFEQGSWGRLLVLRGLTGVGKTRMLKRLAEQGYPVLDLEGLANHRGSAFGALGLPKQPSQKMFESLLWDRLRRIPPDGYVLTEGESRHIGRLILPERLFQALQDEVSLWVEAPLERRIDIILDDYPARDQLRETFVPPILALKPVLGGKRTQELLSWLEQGRWRELVGALMTEYYDPRYLHTLPQRRLTIEATTEEAGLAALKRAIDSLLASPPGVMPPVPAGEDG, encoded by the coding sequence ATGTCGGTTCCGGAAACCATCATATCCCTGGACAAGGCGCTGGAACTGCGGGAGCAGGGCTGTCTGCTGGTCGACGCCCGCTCGCCGTCGGAGTACGCCGAGGCGACCATTCCGGGGGCGGTCAGCGTGCCGCTGTTCGACGACGAGGAGCGGCACCGGGTGGGCCTCTGCTACAAGCAGCAGGGGCGGCGTCAGGCCCGCCGGCTGGGGGTGGAGCTGGTCAGTCCGAAGATTCCGGCGATGATCGCCGCGGTGGAGGCGGCGCTGCGCGACGCCCGGCCGCCGGTGGTCGTTTTCTGCTGGCGGGGCGGCATGCGCAGCCAGGCGCTGACCACCTTTCTCAATCTGGCGGGCATTCCCGCCCGGCAGCTCGCCGGGGGGCACAAGGCCTTTCGCAAGCATGTCTGCCGCTTTTTCGAGCAGGGTAGCTGGGGCCGGCTGCTGGTGCTGCGCGGCCTGACCGGGGTCGGCAAGACCCGGATGCTGAAGCGGCTGGCGGAGCAGGGCTATCCGGTTCTCGACCTGGAGGGACTGGCCAACCACCGGGGCAGCGCCTTCGGCGCACTCGGCCTGCCGAAGCAGCCGTCGCAGAAGATGTTCGAGTCGCTGCTCTGGGACCGGTTGCGGCGGATTCCGCCGGACGGCTATGTCCTGACCGAGGGGGAGAGCCGGCATATCGGACGGCTGATTCTGCCGGAGAGGCTCTTTCAGGCGTTGCAGGACGAGGTCAGCCTGTGGGTGGAGGCGCCGCTGGAGCGGCGGATCGACATCATTCTCGACGACTATCCGGCCCGCGACCAGCTGCGCGAAACCTTCGTGCCGCCGATTCTGGCGCTGAAGCCGGTGCTCGGCGGCAAACGGACGCAGGAGCTGCTTTCCTGGCTCGAACAGGGGCGCTGGCGCGAGCTGGTTGGCGCCCTGATGACCGAATACTACGATCCCCGCTATCTGCACACCCTGCCACAGCGGCGGCTGACCATCGAGGCGACAACGGAAGAAGCCGGTCTTGCCGCCCTGAAGCGGGCCATCGATTCGTTGCTGGCGTCGCCGCCCGGCGTCATGCCGCCGGTGCCGGCGGGCGAGGACGGATGA
- a CDS encoding DUF1059 domain-containing protein, whose protein sequence is MGRKYVICHERTTDEAPACGAVFSADDERELLEMAVRHGINVHGHANTESYREEVRNRFREGNPPS, encoded by the coding sequence ATGGGACGTAAATATGTCATCTGCCATGAGCGCACCACGGATGAGGCTCCGGCTTGCGGAGCCGTCTTCAGCGCCGACGACGAGCGCGAACTGCTCGAAATGGCCGTCCGCCACGGCATCAACGTCCACGGTCACGCCAACACCGAAAGCTACCGCGAAGAAGTTCGCAACCGCTTCCGCGAAGGCAATCCGCCTTCCTGA
- a CDS encoding TRAP transporter large permease gives MPEWLPLALFGVVFAMLLFGFPVAFTLGGVSLIFGYFTFGLNFFQLLPLRIWGTMTNYVLIAVPLFVYMGLMLEKSGLAEELLETMALLFGRLRGGLAISVIVVGAVLAASTGIVGATVVTMGLLSLPTMLKRGYSPEMATGTICAAGTLGQIIPPSIVLVLLGSIMNISIGDMFIGAVIPGLVLVGLYMLYIVLIAVFRGQSAPAMPADELAAFKGMVMVRRIIRAFLLPFFLILAVLGSIFAGIASPTEAAAVGALGATLLTLWQKKFNLQTLYEVMKGTTILTCMVFVLLVGATAFGLVFRGLSGDHYITHLILESNMGPHMFLFIVMLVIFIAGFFIDFIEITFIIVPVVAPIFQHLGVDLLWIGILIAVNLQTSFLTPPFGFSLFYLKGVAPPEVTTGHIYRGIVPFIIIQLIGLLMIVLFPEMVTWLPRVMSG, from the coding sequence ATGCCTGAGTGGTTGCCTCTCGCCCTGTTCGGGGTGGTCTTCGCCATGCTGCTGTTCGGCTTTCCCGTTGCCTTCACCCTCGGCGGCGTGTCGCTGATCTTCGGCTATTTCACCTTCGGCCTCAATTTCTTCCAGCTGCTGCCGTTGCGCATCTGGGGCACGATGACCAACTACGTGCTGATCGCGGTTCCGCTGTTCGTCTACATGGGGCTGATGCTCGAAAAATCGGGACTGGCGGAGGAGTTGCTGGAAACCATGGCCCTGCTCTTCGGCCGGTTGCGCGGCGGTCTGGCGATCTCGGTGATCGTGGTCGGCGCGGTGCTGGCGGCCTCGACCGGCATTGTCGGTGCCACTGTCGTCACCATGGGGCTGCTTTCGCTGCCGACCATGCTCAAGCGTGGCTACAGTCCGGAAATGGCCACCGGCACCATCTGCGCCGCCGGCACCCTGGGACAGATCATCCCGCCGTCCATCGTGCTGGTCCTGCTCGGCTCGATCATGAACATCTCGATCGGGGACATGTTCATCGGGGCGGTGATCCCCGGCCTGGTGCTGGTTGGGCTCTACATGCTCTATATCGTGCTGATCGCCGTCTTCAGGGGGCAGTCGGCGCCGGCCATGCCGGCTGACGAGCTGGCGGCCTTCAAGGGCATGGTCATGGTCCGGCGGATCATACGGGCTTTTCTGCTCCCCTTCTTTCTCATCCTGGCCGTGCTAGGCTCCATCTTCGCCGGCATTGCCTCACCGACCGAAGCGGCGGCGGTCGGTGCTTTGGGCGCCACCCTGCTGACCCTGTGGCAGAAGAAGTTCAACCTGCAGACCCTGTACGAGGTGATGAAGGGGACCACCATCCTCACCTGTATGGTCTTCGTGCTGCTGGTCGGTGCCACGGCCTTCGGCCTGGTCTTTCGCGGCCTGTCGGGGGATCACTACATCACCCACCTGATTCTCGAGTCGAACATGGGGCCGCACATGTTCCTGTTCATTGTCATGCTGGTGATCTTCATCGCTGGCTTCTTCATCGACTTCATCGAGATCACGTTCATTATCGTGCCGGTGGTGGCGCCGATCTTCCAGCATCTCGGCGTCGATCTGCTCTGGATCGGCATCCTGATCGCCGTCAACCTGCAGACCTCCTTTCTGACGCCGCCCTTCGGCTTCTCCCTGTTCTACCTCAAGGGGGTGGCGCCGCCCGAGGTGACGACCGGCCACATCTACCGGGGGATCGTTCCCTTCATCATCATCCAGCTGATCGGCCTGCTGATGATCGTGCTCTTTCCGGAGATGGTGACCTGGCTGCCCAGGGTGATGAGCGGCTGA
- a CDS encoding trans-sulfuration enzyme family protein has protein sequence MSARKTYRPATLLVHQGMDRDPATGAAAIPIYQASTYHHPGGRSGDYDYARSGNPSRQQVEEAIALLEGGVQGFAYSSGMAAIASALSLLQPGDHLIAPDDLYGGTYRYLTLILAEQKIEVSLVDQSDPQKVEDAVRPNTRALFLETPSNPLFKVADIRALVTIARRHGLLTLIDNTFMTPLRQKPLELGVDVSIHSATKFLGGHSDLLAGLVTTADPELAKRLKRHQNAFGAVLAPFDCFLLARGIKTLKLRLDAAERNAGVLAARLAGHPAVARVHYPGLADFPGRKIHSAQATGAGAVLSFELKEKAALAPLLERVRLPIIAPSLGGVETILTHCWSMSHAAIPAEAKTKMGIRPTLLRISAGIEDVEDLWEDLAGGLACS, from the coding sequence ATGTCAGCCAGAAAAACCTATCGTCCCGCAACCCTGCTCGTCCATCAGGGCATGGACCGCGACCCGGCCACCGGCGCCGCAGCCATTCCCATCTACCAGGCCTCGACCTACCACCATCCCGGCGGCCGGTCCGGTGACTACGACTACGCCCGCAGCGGCAACCCGAGCCGCCAGCAGGTCGAGGAGGCCATCGCCCTGCTCGAGGGCGGCGTTCAGGGCTTCGCCTACAGCTCCGGCATGGCGGCCATCGCCTCGGCCCTGTCGCTGCTGCAACCGGGCGATCACCTGATCGCTCCCGACGACCTGTACGGCGGCACCTACCGCTATCTCACCCTGATCCTCGCCGAGCAGAAGATCGAGGTCAGTCTGGTCGATCAGTCCGATCCGCAAAAGGTCGAGGACGCCGTGCGCCCCAATACCCGGGCCCTTTTTCTGGAAACACCGTCCAATCCCCTGTTCAAGGTGGCGGACATCCGCGCCCTGGTCACCATTGCCCGCAGGCACGGCCTGCTGACCCTGATCGACAACACCTTCATGACCCCCCTGCGACAGAAACCGCTCGAACTCGGCGTCGATGTCAGCATCCACAGCGCCACCAAGTTTCTCGGCGGCCATTCCGACCTGCTGGCCGGCCTGGTCACCACCGCCGACCCAGAACTGGCCAAACGGCTGAAACGGCACCAGAACGCCTTCGGGGCCGTGCTCGCCCCCTTTGACTGTTTTCTGCTCGCCCGTGGCATCAAGACCCTCAAGCTGCGGCTGGATGCCGCCGAGCGCAATGCCGGTGTCCTCGCTGCCCGGCTCGCCGGGCATCCGGCTGTCGCCCGCGTCCACTATCCGGGACTGGCCGACTTTCCGGGGCGCAAGATTCACAGCGCCCAGGCGACCGGCGCCGGCGCCGTTCTCTCCTTCGAACTGAAGGAGAAAGCGGCCCTCGCCCCCCTGCTCGAACGCGTCCGCCTCCCCATCATCGCTCCCAGCCTGGGCGGCGTCGAAACCATCCTCACCCACTGCTGGTCGATGTCGCACGCCGCCATCCCCGCCGAAGCGAAAACGAAGATGGGAATCCGTCCGACCCTGCTGCGCATCTCCGCCGGCATCGAAGACGTGGAAGATCTCTGGGAAGACCTTGCCGGTGGTCTGGCCTGCTCCTAG
- the metX gene encoding homoserine O-acetyltransferase MetX, with amino-acid sequence MVNTSVGIVTTEYVEFDLELQLESGRLLGPITLAYETYGTLNRDRSNAILVTHAWTGDAHAAGRHHPDDRKPGWWDDMIGPGKVLDTDRYFIVCSNVIGSCKGSTGPASINPRTGKPYNLGFPVIMVRDMVRAQVLLVDHLGIDRLLAVIGGSMGAMQAIEWGIHFPERVRGIVPIAGCGRTSPMAIALNAVARQAIFNDPLWKKGNYKPEHPPADGLALARAIGHISFLSDRSMQLKFGRRFSARDGLFDFFGRFEVENYLAYNGSSFVDRFDTNSFLYLAKALDLYDLAWGFESREEALERLDCPSLWFAFTSDWLYPPYLTEEVIAILQKLGKPVEYHLIASDYGHDSFLVEPEKFTPKVVDFLERRLAEAEKAVTGDG; translated from the coding sequence ATGGTAAATACCTCGGTCGGCATCGTCACAACCGAATACGTCGAATTCGACCTCGAACTGCAGCTCGAAAGCGGACGCCTGCTCGGGCCGATCACTCTGGCCTACGAAACCTACGGCACCCTCAACCGCGACCGGAGCAACGCCATCCTGGTCACCCACGCCTGGACCGGCGACGCCCACGCCGCAGGCCGCCACCACCCCGACGACCGCAAACCGGGCTGGTGGGACGACATGATCGGCCCGGGCAAGGTGCTCGACACCGACCGCTACTTCATCGTCTGCTCCAACGTCATCGGATCCTGCAAGGGCTCGACCGGACCGGCCAGCATCAACCCGCGTACCGGCAAGCCGTACAACCTCGGCTTTCCGGTCATCATGGTGCGCGACATGGTGCGGGCGCAGGTGCTGCTCGTCGACCATCTCGGCATCGACCGGCTGCTGGCCGTCATCGGCGGGTCAATGGGCGCCATGCAGGCAATCGAGTGGGGCATCCACTTTCCGGAGCGGGTACGCGGCATCGTCCCCATCGCCGGCTGCGGCCGCACCTCGCCGATGGCCATCGCCCTGAACGCCGTCGCCCGCCAGGCCATCTTCAACGATCCGCTGTGGAAAAAGGGAAACTACAAGCCGGAACATCCGCCGGCGGACGGACTGGCCCTGGCCCGCGCCATCGGCCACATCTCCTTCCTCTCCGACCGCTCGATGCAGCTCAAGTTCGGCCGGCGCTTTTCCGCCCGCGACGGCCTGTTCGACTTTTTCGGCCGTTTCGAGGTGGAAAACTATCTCGCCTACAACGGAAGCAGCTTCGTCGACCGCTTCGACACCAACAGTTTCCTCTACCTGGCCAAGGCCCTCGACCTGTACGATCTCGCCTGGGGATTCGAAAGCCGGGAAGAAGCCCTCGAACGGCTCGACTGCCCCTCCCTCTGGTTCGCCTTCACCTCCGACTGGCTCTACCCCCCCTACCTGACCGAAGAAGTGATCGCCATCCTGCAGAAGCTCGGCAAACCGGTCGAGTACCACCTGATCGCGTCGGACTACGGCCACGACTCCTTCCTGGTCGAACCGGAAAAGTTCACGCCGAAAGTGGTCGACTTTCTCGAACGCCGGCTGGCGGAAGCGGAAAAGGCGGTGACGGGTGACGGGTGA
- a CDS encoding ABC transporter substrate-binding protein — translation MRLILSFGRHLVSSLMLILLLTGSAGATRMIGAIVTADLPHYRQEQHALEQILRAGGYPAGRLEIFVQTPNSDPMSLRNSIRRAVAAGAELLITYGALATAAAVEEAGDLPILFADVYDPVEPGFVQNLLAPGVNRSGASSRVSLDPLLEKLQNIRSACRILAMYDDRETDSVRQLNDLREAARRQGMHVIPLKAGRNPVQAAIDAAGKVDFLLLTTAVSIEQNLDDIIAAATAVKLPVIATTFGAGQKGALFTYAGHPNDQGKLVAVHALQVLAGQKAYMLPVRTPKKAYLVLNLQVADRLGLALPEEATKNLDKVLR, via the coding sequence ATGAGGTTGATCCTTTCATTCGGACGGCACCTGGTCTCTTCGCTGATGCTGATTCTTCTGCTGACCGGCAGTGCCGGCGCCACCAGAATGATCGGGGCCATCGTCACCGCCGATCTGCCGCACTACCGGCAGGAGCAGCACGCCCTCGAACAGATTCTGCGCGCCGGCGGCTATCCGGCCGGCCGGCTGGAAATTTTCGTCCAGACCCCCAACTCCGACCCCATGTCCCTGCGCAACAGTATCCGCCGGGCGGTCGCCGCCGGCGCCGAACTGCTGATCACCTACGGCGCCCTCGCCACGGCCGCCGCCGTCGAAGAAGCCGGTGACCTGCCCATCCTGTTCGCCGATGTCTATGACCCGGTCGAACCGGGTTTCGTTCAGAACCTGCTCGCTCCCGGCGTCAACCGGTCCGGCGCCAGTTCCCGGGTTTCCCTTGATCCCCTGCTGGAAAAACTGCAGAATATCAGATCGGCCTGTCGCATCCTGGCGATGTACGACGATCGGGAAACCGACTCGGTCCGGCAGCTGAACGATCTGAGGGAAGCTGCCCGGCGGCAGGGAATGCACGTCATTCCACTCAAGGCGGGCAGAAATCCGGTTCAGGCGGCGATCGACGCCGCCGGCAAGGTCGATTTTCTGCTGTTGACCACCGCAGTGAGCATAGAACAGAATCTGGACGACATCATCGCCGCGGCAACGGCAGTGAAACTGCCGGTCATCGCCACCACGTTCGGCGCCGGACAGAAGGGAGCCCTGTTCACCTACGCAGGACACCCGAACGACCAGGGCAAACTGGTCGCTGTCCACGCCCTGCAGGTTCTGGCAGGACAGAAGGCCTACATGCTGCCGGTTCGTACCCCGAAAAAGGCCTATCTCGTCCTCAACCTGCAGGTTGCCGACCGGCTCGGCCTGGCTTTGCCCGAGGAAGCAACGAAAAATCTCGACAAGGTGCTCCGGTAG
- a CDS encoding TRAP transporter substrate-binding protein translates to MSQQNRRDFLKKATVATAAAAAATTIGAPAVHARKTYTWKMVTTWPPHFPVLGEGADKLAEWVEKMSDGRLKIQVYGGGELVPPLQAFDAVSQGMVEMGHGASYYWAGKSPATQFFAAVPFGMNAQQMNAWLYSGGGQELWDEVYAPFNLKPMPAGNTGVQMGGWFNREINTIKDFKGLKMRIPGLGGKVLAKAGGTAVLSAGGEIYTNLERGVIDATEWVGPYHDYLMGFYKVAKYYYYPGWHEPGTVLETFVNKKAWESLPKDLQEIVTTAAARSNIWMLSEFEAKNNTYLQKLIKEHGVQLKQFPDDVVKTLRKYAAEVIEEIAGKDKQAKKVYESFRKFQDNVRAWAKISENAFAKITS, encoded by the coding sequence ATGAGTCAGCAGAACCGACGTGATTTCCTCAAGAAAGCGACGGTGGCCACCGCCGCGGCCGCGGCCGCGACCACCATCGGCGCTCCCGCCGTCCATGCCAGGAAGACCTACACCTGGAAGATGGTCACTACTTGGCCGCCGCACTTCCCCGTTCTGGGCGAAGGTGCCGACAAGCTGGCCGAGTGGGTCGAAAAGATGTCCGACGGCCGACTCAAAATCCAGGTCTACGGCGGTGGCGAACTGGTTCCGCCGCTGCAGGCCTTCGACGCCGTCAGCCAGGGGATGGTCGAAATGGGACACGGCGCGTCCTACTACTGGGCCGGAAAATCCCCGGCCACCCAGTTCTTCGCCGCCGTTCCCTTCGGCATGAATGCCCAGCAGATGAACGCCTGGCTCTACTCCGGCGGCGGCCAGGAACTGTGGGACGAAGTCTATGCTCCTTTCAACCTGAAGCCGATGCCGGCCGGCAATACCGGCGTGCAGATGGGCGGTTGGTTCAACCGTGAAATCAATACCATCAAGGACTTCAAGGGTCTGAAGATGCGCATCCCCGGCCTGGGCGGCAAGGTGCTGGCCAAAGCCGGCGGCACCGCCGTCCTCTCCGCCGGCGGCGAAATCTACACCAACCTCGAACGCGGCGTCATCGACGCCACCGAGTGGGTCGGCCCCTACCACGACTACCTGATGGGCTTCTACAAGGTCGCAAAGTACTACTACTATCCCGGCTGGCACGAGCCGGGCACCGTACTCGAGACCTTCGTCAACAAAAAGGCCTGGGAATCATTGCCGAAAGATCTTCAGGAGATCGTCACCACCGCCGCGGCGCGCTCCAACATCTGGATGCTGAGCGAATTCGAGGCCAAGAACAACACCTACCTGCAGAAGCTGATCAAGGAGCACGGCGTGCAGCTCAAGCAGTTCCCCGACGACGTCGTCAAGACCCTGCGCAAGTACGCTGCCGAGGTCATCGAGGAGATCGCCGGCAAGGACAAGCAGGCCAAGAAGGTCTACGAGTCCTTCCGCAAGTTCCAGGACAACGTCCGGGCCTGGGCGAAGATCTCGGAGAATGCCTTCGCCAAGATCACCAGCTGA
- a CDS encoding methyl-accepting chemotaxis protein — protein MLNSLKLKWKIQLSLTGLALLPLLVLLVLMGSFTSDIIRSDMEIMSLKTVNFVEQSITLTKKRITNEIGLIGSSADLINAVYYASLTGDHQMLADQTAAILRQFDFDLIEVRDKNGALLFRRLGEKLDFPATTKADHPLLATSINGKAATMLTRYDDRFALAGATPIRLQNQTVGHLVAAVLIDNRFATTIEETGGALAAFHDGKRIIAASTDELRQINLKQLNDRGAVTWTIGGIPHGLYTAPLDQSGLNLLLAIDRSEEVTTHQKMHNLFFTVGAIVALIAVVLGAFLSRSIVHPLQAVVDSLQEIAEGEGNLTRELPVTGNDEVGLLAASFNRFVFRLRDMVSRTGKVAFDLVAASEKIHAASDKVNEGAATQSESLEQAHAALVDIDDSTGQIAESISSLVSAVEESSSATLELGATIEEIAGQMEKLFETVESVSSSISQMSVSSQQVAENIDILNSSTEVTASSIIELDASIKEIEENAEQTGKLAEAAARDAEQGKRTVQATIAGIDAIKQTVDDASAAIQELGKQSQAIGRILTVIDDIADQTSLLALNAAIIAAQAGEHGRGFAVVADEIRELAERTAVSTNEIGQIITTLQDGTREAVRTMEAGAARVAEEVRRSEEAGRALEQIRGSTLKANEQVRTIVRATQEQSRGSRQITDSINQVASMLGQIAGAVKQQNEGIRQLARAAEAMKEIANQGKLGTAEQAKGSRQITASMEQIREMIERIDGATRAQTERSRQVVEAVARIRQIAEDNALRTRELDQVVDDLTTHVNTLEDEVGAFKV, from the coding sequence ATGCTGAACAGCCTGAAACTGAAATGGAAAATCCAGCTCAGCCTCACCGGCCTGGCACTGTTGCCGCTGCTGGTCCTGCTCGTCCTGATGGGCAGTTTCACCAGCGACATCATCCGCAGCGACATGGAAATCATGTCGCTGAAGACGGTCAACTTCGTCGAGCAGTCGATCACCCTGACCAAAAAACGGATCACCAACGAAATCGGACTGATCGGCAGCAGCGCCGATCTGATCAACGCCGTCTATTACGCCTCACTGACCGGCGACCATCAGATGCTGGCCGACCAGACGGCAGCCATTCTGCGCCAGTTCGATTTCGACCTGATCGAGGTGCGGGACAAGAACGGCGCCCTGCTCTTTCGCCGCCTTGGCGAAAAGCTGGATTTTCCGGCAACGACAAAAGCGGACCATCCCCTGCTGGCAACCAGTATCAACGGGAAGGCTGCGACCATGCTCACCCGCTATGACGATCGCTTCGCCCTGGCCGGCGCCACCCCGATAAGGCTTCAGAACCAGACGGTCGGACACCTGGTCGCGGCCGTCCTTATCGACAACAGATTCGCCACCACCATAGAGGAAACCGGCGGCGCCCTGGCCGCCTTCCACGACGGCAAACGCATCATCGCCGCCTCGACCGACGAACTGCGGCAGATCAATCTCAAGCAACTGAACGACAGGGGAGCGGTCACCTGGACCATCGGCGGCATACCGCACGGACTCTACACGGCACCTCTTGACCAGAGCGGGCTGAATCTGCTGCTGGCCATCGACCGCAGCGAAGAGGTCACCACCCACCAGAAGATGCACAACCTCTTCTTTACCGTCGGCGCCATCGTCGCCCTGATTGCCGTCGTTCTCGGCGCCTTCCTTTCCCGCAGTATCGTCCACCCCCTGCAGGCCGTGGTCGACAGCCTGCAGGAGATCGCCGAGGGCGAAGGCAACCTGACCCGCGAGCTGCCCGTCACCGGCAACGACGAGGTCGGACTGCTGGCGGCCAGCTTCAACCGCTTTGTTTTCCGGCTGCGCGACATGGTCAGCCGCACCGGCAAGGTTGCCTTCGATCTGGTCGCCGCCAGCGAAAAGATCCATGCCGCCTCGGACAAGGTCAACGAAGGAGCCGCCACCCAGTCCGAATCCCTCGAGCAGGCGCATGCCGCCCTGGTCGACATCGACGATTCCACCGGCCAGATCGCCGAATCGATCAGCAGCCTGGTTTCCGCCGTCGAGGAGAGTTCGTCCGCCACCCTGGAGCTGGGCGCGACCATCGAAGAGATCGCCGGGCAGATGGAAAAACTGTTCGAAACTGTCGAATCGGTCTCCAGCTCCATCAGCCAGATGAGCGTTTCCAGCCAGCAGGTGGCGGAAAACATCGACATCCTCAACAGTTCGACCGAAGTCACCGCCTCGAGTATCATCGAGCTGGACGCCTCGATCAAGGAGATCGAGGAGAACGCCGAGCAGACCGGCAAGCTGGCCGAGGCTGCCGCCCGTGATGCCGAACAGGGCAAACGGACGGTCCAGGCGACCATCGCCGGTATCGACGCCATCAAGCAGACGGTCGACGACGCCAGCGCCGCCATTCAGGAACTGGGCAAACAGTCGCAGGCCATCGGCCGGATACTGACGGTCATCGACGACATCGCCGACCAGACTTCACTGCTGGCGCTCAACGCCGCCATCATCGCCGCCCAGGCCGGCGAACACGGTCGCGGCTTTGCCGTAGTGGCGGACGAGATCCGCGAACTGGCCGAACGAACGGCCGTCTCCACCAATGAGATCGGGCAGATCATCACCACCCTGCAGGATGGAACGCGCGAAGCGGTCCGCACCATGGAAGCGGGCGCCGCGCGCGTGGCCGAGGAGGTGCGCCGCTCGGAAGAGGCCGGACGGGCCCTGGAACAGATCCGCGGCAGTACCCTGAAGGCGAACGAGCAGGTGCGCACCATCGTTCGGGCGACCCAGGAACAGAGTCGCGGCAGCCGCCAGATCACCGACAGCATCAACCAGGTTGCCAGCATGCTGGGACAGATCGCCGGCGCCGTCAAACAGCAGAACGAAGGCATCCGTCAGCTGGCACGGGCGGCCGAAGCGATGAAGGAGATCGCCAACCAGGGCAAACTGGGGACCGCCGAACAGGCCAAGGGCAGCCGGCAGATCACCGCCAGCATGGAACAGATTCGGGAAATGATCGAGCGCATCGACGGCGCGACCCGGGCGCAAACCGAACGCAGCCGGCAGGTGGTCGAGGCGGTGGCGCGCATCCGGCAGATCGCCGAGGACAATGCGCTGCGCACCCGCGAGCTTGATCAGGTGGTCGACGACCTGACCACCCATGTCAACACCCTCGAGGACGAGGTCGGAGCCTTCAAGGTATAA